A genomic window from Actinomycetaceae bacterium MB13-C1-2 includes:
- a CDS encoding metallophosphoesterase has product MNKHLKHKAPLRSLLSTLSASAILLVGVTSPVPAFAEKPTAPTDVKVTRVEEGFSDAQGQVPPEGWTVESSESASGMQANWQGWSFHSLSEITAKWGTGGEHSRFSLADGTVAIVQSDGNRPSNSDFSVKFSSTLWSPNIELDEHLGAVKVSFDSHYRQGQAPQTATLVASFDNSDPIDVMKFDAARYNETVEVIVDAPENASQVKFGWAYLNSSNNWYWMIDNVAIMESEPAPANPYFVSDAKPIATPGSSLAVTVAGLREGMTPVLTLDDMAVANVPTADAEGTLEMDVTIPKSVEPGFMTLTVSGKGIAPISQTITVFSDTPAPYESVEPRLWVSTLDDLTGWDTSGDLGWETMNADQVVSAYGTDNRQSFTRADGAYVHIEAGSGGEATLRSPAISISPSQQVELRLDTHLRVRGNSSQSASINAIFDSGRQELLWTGTENLYSAQLRLPLRSKAGESSVRFEISYESGAGEGSLSVDNVYLARPLAELPEGQEPEAVVDVLSDVQGALTQMCDKVLPGFQELSPKSDVLVVNGDLVNQGTDTNWNNYITALNGCGRDNYNLNISTIGNHEFYPGGSTTVEQYRQRFLDYTDMEDVGGQGGLWGEVLVDDELPLLWIGTEGYDYNRYTGSGPFFVMSDEQFDWLRGRLDYYRQEERPVLLFSHFVFPYSVSGTYIRFNANDYGEDTARVASLLQENPNVVMINSHTHWDINLNDWTAEKRFTPSADYGVNTFNTGAVTTQYGPSGDWGEKGISGADPTGLRVSLYPDRVRVTAYHFTAGGPVAAQEYDVPRPGQVEEPVSSVEVETSVTSRCVAGKVTQVISARNIGENPVDISITSPHGTKNFKDIAPDRSSSVALSTRAKEIDAGTVSFTATDTEGNTTNTQVDYPSTSCK; this is encoded by the coding sequence ATGAACAAGCATTTGAAACACAAAGCACCCTTACGCTCGCTGTTGTCCACACTTTCCGCCAGCGCCATTTTGCTGGTGGGTGTAACAAGTCCGGTTCCTGCTTTTGCTGAAAAACCCACTGCGCCCACTGATGTGAAAGTCACCCGGGTGGAGGAAGGGTTTTCAGATGCGCAGGGCCAGGTCCCGCCGGAAGGGTGGACCGTGGAGTCCTCAGAATCCGCGTCCGGAATGCAGGCAAACTGGCAGGGGTGGAGCTTCCATTCGCTCAGTGAGATCACCGCAAAATGGGGCACCGGGGGCGAGCACTCCAGGTTTTCCCTGGCTGACGGCACCGTGGCCATCGTGCAGTCGGACGGGAACAGGCCCTCAAACAGCGACTTTTCGGTCAAGTTCAGTTCCACACTCTGGTCCCCCAACATCGAATTGGACGAACATCTTGGGGCTGTGAAGGTTTCCTTTGATAGCCACTACCGCCAGGGCCAAGCCCCGCAGACTGCCACTCTGGTTGCATCTTTCGACAATTCTGATCCCATCGATGTGATGAAATTTGACGCTGCCCGGTATAACGAAACGGTAGAGGTCATTGTCGATGCACCGGAAAATGCGTCACAAGTGAAATTTGGGTGGGCTTACCTGAATTCCAGCAACAACTGGTACTGGATGATCGACAACGTGGCCATCATGGAGTCGGAGCCTGCCCCGGCAAATCCTTACTTCGTTTCTGATGCTAAACCGATTGCAACCCCCGGAAGCTCCCTTGCCGTCACGGTTGCTGGTCTACGCGAAGGAATGACACCCGTACTTACTTTGGACGACATGGCCGTTGCGAACGTGCCGACCGCAGATGCTGAAGGCACCTTGGAAATGGATGTCACGATCCCCAAGAGCGTCGAGCCTGGCTTCATGACACTGACCGTTTCTGGGAAAGGAATTGCACCGATATCACAGACGATAACTGTGTTCTCCGATACGCCCGCTCCATATGAATCCGTCGAACCTCGCCTGTGGGTGTCCACGCTGGATGACCTGACCGGTTGGGACACTAGCGGTGACCTTGGCTGGGAGACTATGAACGCAGACCAGGTTGTCTCTGCGTATGGCACCGACAACCGCCAATCCTTCACCCGTGCCGACGGGGCGTACGTGCATATCGAGGCCGGGTCCGGCGGTGAGGCCACACTGCGGAGCCCTGCCATCAGTATCTCCCCTTCACAACAGGTGGAACTTAGACTTGACACTCATCTGCGCGTGCGGGGCAACAGTTCGCAGTCTGCATCCATAAATGCCATTTTCGACAGCGGCCGACAAGAGCTTCTCTGGACTGGTACCGAAAACCTGTACTCCGCTCAGCTCAGACTTCCTTTGAGGAGCAAGGCGGGTGAGTCCTCCGTGAGATTTGAGATTTCCTACGAATCTGGAGCTGGGGAGGGCTCACTGTCCGTGGACAACGTGTATCTGGCGCGTCCGTTGGCGGAACTCCCGGAAGGGCAGGAACCCGAGGCTGTGGTTGATGTGCTCAGCGACGTCCAAGGAGCACTAACCCAGATGTGTGACAAGGTGCTCCCCGGATTCCAAGAGCTCAGCCCGAAGTCCGACGTCTTGGTGGTGAACGGTGACTTAGTCAACCAGGGAACAGACACGAACTGGAACAACTACATAACAGCGTTGAATGGCTGTGGAAGAGATAACTACAACCTGAACATTTCCACTATCGGAAATCACGAATTCTACCCGGGGGGTTCCACCACCGTTGAACAGTACCGCCAGCGGTTCTTGGATTACACGGACATGGAAGATGTCGGGGGCCAAGGAGGATTGTGGGGTGAGGTTCTGGTAGACGACGAGCTTCCTCTTCTGTGGATTGGCACCGAAGGTTACGACTACAACCGGTATACCGGAAGCGGTCCGTTCTTTGTCATGTCTGACGAGCAGTTCGACTGGCTGCGTGGCCGACTCGACTACTACAGGCAAGAAGAAAGGCCTGTTCTTCTCTTCTCACACTTCGTGTTCCCGTATTCAGTTTCGGGCACGTACATTCGGTTCAACGCAAATGACTACGGCGAAGACACCGCCCGGGTCGCGTCCCTGCTCCAAGAGAACCCCAACGTGGTGATGATTAATTCCCACACCCACTGGGATATCAACCTTAACGACTGGACCGCAGAGAAGAGGTTTACTCCCAGCGCCGACTACGGGGTGAACACGTTCAACACGGGAGCTGTGACAACCCAGTATGGGCCAAGTGGGGACTGGGGGGAAAAGGGCATCAGTGGTGCTGACCCCACTGGCCTGCGGGTTTCGCTCTACCCAGATCGGGTCAGAGTCACCGCCTACCATTTCACTGCAGGTGGGCCCGTCGCTGCGCAGGAATACGATGTGCCCCGCCCCGGTCAAGTCGAAGAGCCTGTTTCGTCTGTTGAAGTGGAGACTTCAGTGACGTCACGTTGTGTTGCCGGGAAAGTAACCCAGGTGATCTCAGCACGCAACATCGGAGAAAACCCCGTGGACATATCCATCACTAGCCCCCACGGAACAAAGAACTTCAAGGACATAGCTCCCGACCGTTCCTCCTCCGTAGCTCTAAGCACCCGCGCCAAAGAAATCGACGCAGGAACCGTTTCCTTCACCGCCACAGACACAGAAGGAAACACAACAAACACCCAAGTGGACTACCCCAGCACAAGCTGCAAATAG
- a CDS encoding NPCBM/NEW2 domain-containing protein has protein sequence MQSKIGKRWLATAGALALLPVAAVQNIALAADTLPGVQAGAVQYLSDVELDSVSTGYGEWQRDFRNLGNADKNKYLMQVAGQTFSKGIGLHVPAELNVSTNGDCSQMLAYVGVDDSGTATNGSFYANWVFEGTMANGETRQLAQVETRKGEVAPLVDVDLSGVETLTIYAKQLVGGNNGGSFADLGEAQLNCADSPIAYDPRVFVGETDLDRLTPGGEVEFLVWDAQPNSDITVDLNDERIASVKAFDSGATPVKFTIPADMRTTTADFKITTVDMLGSPVVTDMTGAVTIPNQGQFYIDCASPENGDGTQNNPFNSVDPLNEMEEFGAGTQILFKKGTSCTGRLELRGDGTAEARNIISSYGDGEERPILDADGEVNVIELIDTSYWTIEGLHLKNPATLTETPTERQGIMIRSLSTAPKASIVINDNLISDVAGWPNKTGNNPRYRNSGAIVIMADHELSGPEPGLTDGITLTNNEITDVGGGGIKLQGDGQNNSDKSKFHKNVHIANNNIHQVGGDAIVVHASDSALVEYNRGVDLGQGAYPFQAGNFAGIWGMTSKELLFRYNVVGNSTDTSYDSTAWDCDWGMTGASCIFEYNYSYNNAGGAFLDCISGCGNVSTNTRSVMRYNVMQDDCRLAGASGGPAHTWIYNNTFYCPTKTLVDDMSGPRTVYNNIFVAKDGSWDGKTNSYNERVYRNNAYFGGIQPPAAEQDSIVDADPMLLAPGSSKDVFDVSGYALKAASPLIGVGIDLEQFDDAAGVDIFDNDVTMGTNIGAYGGDGVAARPLTWEEALNTTSIAHDGNLRTGGVEFTTQFSKSLGRGRDAFLASALSVNSGEEITTDGFTFVWDPVVVGTPDSVKAAGQEIAVGKGGEKLHFVGFSTGSSRGGQVTIKYADGTVQEANMELPNWHETTGEAESVVEAMQYNNHSGSYLAKIATKTGPARVYASSIDLVNTASEVTSVTLPDGLPVIGDGLTLFALGITGEMGEPVSSVEVETSVTSRCVAGKVTQVISARNIGENPVDISITSPHGTKNFKDIAPDRSSSVALSTRAKEIDAGTVSFTATDTEGNTTNTQVDYPSTSCK, from the coding sequence ATGCAGTCAAAGATCGGAAAACGCTGGCTAGCAACAGCGGGGGCACTCGCTTTGCTTCCAGTGGCAGCGGTACAGAACATCGCATTGGCGGCGGATACGCTGCCGGGCGTGCAGGCCGGCGCGGTTCAATATCTTTCTGATGTCGAACTCGACAGTGTGAGCACCGGGTACGGTGAGTGGCAAAGGGACTTCCGTAATCTGGGCAATGCCGACAAGAACAAATACTTGATGCAGGTCGCCGGACAAACCTTCTCCAAAGGTATCGGCCTCCATGTACCTGCCGAACTGAACGTGAGTACCAACGGCGATTGCTCTCAGATGCTCGCCTACGTAGGGGTTGATGATTCAGGAACGGCCACTAATGGCAGTTTCTACGCAAACTGGGTCTTCGAAGGCACAATGGCCAACGGGGAGACCAGGCAGCTTGCGCAAGTAGAGACACGCAAAGGTGAAGTTGCACCGCTGGTGGATGTCGACTTGTCCGGGGTGGAGACCCTCACAATCTATGCCAAGCAGCTGGTTGGCGGGAACAACGGCGGCTCCTTCGCAGACCTGGGTGAAGCGCAGCTAAACTGCGCAGATTCACCCATCGCGTACGATCCGCGAGTTTTTGTCGGCGAGACCGACCTGGACCGCCTCACCCCCGGCGGCGAAGTGGAATTCCTAGTTTGGGACGCGCAACCAAACTCCGATATTACCGTTGACTTGAACGATGAACGTATCGCATCCGTGAAGGCTTTCGACAGCGGGGCAACTCCCGTGAAGTTCACAATCCCAGCTGATATGCGCACCACGACGGCTGACTTCAAGATCACCACTGTGGATATGTTAGGTAGCCCAGTAGTCACAGACATGACGGGCGCCGTGACCATACCGAATCAGGGCCAGTTCTACATCGATTGCGCTTCTCCCGAAAACGGAGATGGCACCCAAAACAACCCCTTCAACAGCGTAGATCCTCTCAATGAGATGGAGGAGTTCGGCGCCGGTACACAAATTCTCTTCAAAAAGGGAACATCCTGCACTGGCAGGCTCGAGCTGCGCGGCGACGGAACCGCGGAGGCACGCAACATCATTTCTTCGTACGGAGACGGCGAAGAACGCCCAATACTCGACGCGGATGGCGAAGTAAACGTTATTGAACTGATTGACACCAGCTATTGGACCATCGAGGGGCTGCACCTCAAGAACCCTGCCACATTGACAGAGACACCCACAGAGCGTCAGGGCATCATGATTCGGTCTCTCTCTACCGCACCGAAAGCATCAATTGTCATCAACGATAATCTGATTTCAGATGTCGCAGGTTGGCCAAACAAGACGGGAAACAACCCCCGCTACCGTAATTCTGGCGCAATCGTCATCATGGCCGACCATGAGCTATCCGGGCCGGAACCGGGCCTCACGGACGGCATCACGCTCACAAACAACGAAATCACCGACGTCGGCGGAGGTGGCATCAAACTCCAAGGAGACGGCCAGAACAACTCGGACAAGTCCAAGTTTCACAAGAACGTCCACATCGCAAACAACAACATTCACCAAGTGGGAGGCGACGCGATAGTCGTTCACGCCTCCGACAGCGCCCTGGTCGAGTATAACCGAGGTGTGGACTTGGGCCAGGGGGCCTACCCGTTCCAGGCCGGTAACTTTGCAGGCATTTGGGGAATGACCTCGAAGGAATTGCTTTTCCGTTACAACGTGGTGGGCAATTCAACGGACACGTCCTATGACTCAACCGCTTGGGACTGCGACTGGGGCATGACCGGGGCCAGCTGTATCTTCGAGTACAACTACTCCTACAACAACGCTGGCGGCGCTTTCTTGGATTGCATTTCCGGCTGCGGGAACGTCTCCACCAACACACGCTCAGTAATGCGCTACAACGTCATGCAGGACGATTGCCGTTTGGCAGGTGCCTCCGGAGGGCCAGCACACACGTGGATTTACAACAACACGTTCTACTGCCCGACCAAAACTCTGGTAGATGACATGTCCGGACCCCGAACTGTCTACAACAACATTTTCGTGGCAAAGGACGGCAGCTGGGACGGTAAAACCAACAGCTACAACGAACGCGTTTACCGAAACAATGCCTACTTTGGCGGAATTCAGCCACCAGCGGCCGAGCAAGACTCGATTGTGGACGCTGACCCGATGCTCCTAGCGCCCGGCTCTTCCAAAGATGTCTTCGATGTGTCCGGGTATGCATTGAAAGCTGCTTCCCCGCTGATCGGAGTAGGCATAGACCTTGAGCAATTCGATGACGCTGCGGGGGTCGACATCTTCGACAACGACGTCACCATGGGCACCAACATAGGAGCGTACGGCGGCGACGGAGTCGCAGCCCGTCCTCTTACCTGGGAAGAGGCGCTGAACACCACTTCTATTGCTCACGATGGGAATCTGCGGACGGGCGGCGTGGAATTCACAACCCAGTTCAGCAAATCGTTGGGCCGTGGCCGGGATGCCTTCTTGGCTTCAGCATTGAGTGTCAACTCCGGAGAGGAAATCACCACTGACGGATTCACGTTCGTCTGGGACCCCGTGGTCGTGGGAACCCCGGACTCGGTGAAAGCCGCTGGACAAGAAATCGCTGTCGGGAAAGGTGGGGAAAAGCTCCACTTTGTCGGGTTCTCAACCGGGAGTTCGCGCGGCGGTCAGGTCACAATCAAGTATGCGGATGGAACTGTGCAGGAAGCGAACATGGAGCTTCCGAACTGGCATGAGACCACTGGTGAGGCTGAATCAGTAGTGGAGGCAATGCAGTACAACAACCACTCGGGGTCATACCTAGCGAAGATCGCAACCAAGACGGGGCCGGCCCGCGTCTACGCCTCATCCATCGACTTGGTGAACACCGCATCTGAGGTTACCTCGGTGACACTTCCCGATGGGCTCCCCGTAATTGGAGACGGGCTGACACTATTTGCTCTGGGTATCACTGGAGAGATGGGAGAGCCTGTTTCGTCTGTTGAAGTGGAGACTTCAGTGACGTCACGTTGTGTTGCCGGGAAAGTAACCCAGGTGATCTCAGCACGCAACATCGGAGAAAACCCCGTGGACATATCCATCACTAGCCCCCACGGAACAAAGAACTTCAAGGACATAGCTCCCGACCGTTCCTCCTCCGTAGCTCTAAGCACCCGCGCCAAAGAAATCGACGCAGGAACCGTTTCCTTCACCGCCACAGACACAGAAGGAAACACAACAAACACCCAAGTGGACTACCCCAGCACAAGCTGCAAATAG